One segment of [Limnothrix rosea] IAM M-220 DNA contains the following:
- the ftsH3 gene encoding ATP-dependent zinc metalloprotease FtsH3, translating to MNKNNKKWRSAGLYALLAIVVISLAVSFFDQQPQSRETWRYSEFLQQVQSGNIESVKISSDRSQAFVPAQDGTPILVNLPPGDTELIDILSDNNVDIAVLPQSDDNWVFRALSTLIFPILLLVGLFFLLRRAQSGPGSQAMNFGKSKARVQMEPQTQVTFGDVAGIEQAKLELTEVVDFLKNADRFTAIGAKIPKGVLLVGPPGTGKTLLAKAVAGEAGVPFFSISGSEFVEMFVGVGASRVRDLFEQAKQNAPCIVFIDEIDAVGRSRGAGLGGGNDEREQTLNQLLTEMDGFEGNTGIIIIAATNRPDVLDAALMRPGRFDRQVVVDRPDYSGRLEILNVHARGKTLSKDVDLEKIGRRTPGFTGADLSNLLNEAAILAARRNLTEISMDEINDAIDRVMAGPEKKNRVMSEKRKTLVAYHEAGHALVGALMPDYDPVQKISIIPRGRAGGLTWFTPSEDRMDSGLYSRSYLQNQMAVALGGRIAEEIIFGAEEVTTGASNDLQQVANVARQMITRFGMSDRLGPVALGRQNGNVFMGRDIASDRDFSDETASVIDEEVRGLVEEAYIRAKDVLVSNRPVLDKLADMLVEKETVDSEELQNLLMESDVKMAAFSNASA from the coding sequence GTGAATAAAAACAATAAAAAATGGCGCAGTGCAGGGCTTTATGCCCTTTTGGCGATCGTTGTGATCTCCTTAGCCGTGTCCTTCTTTGATCAGCAACCCCAGAGCCGTGAAACATGGCGCTATAGCGAATTTCTACAACAAGTTCAAAGCGGCAACATCGAAAGCGTCAAAATTAGTTCGGATCGCTCCCAAGCATTCGTCCCCGCCCAAGATGGCACACCTATTCTGGTTAACCTTCCCCCCGGAGATACAGAGCTTATCGATATCCTCAGCGACAACAACGTTGATATCGCCGTTCTGCCCCAGAGTGATGACAATTGGGTTTTCCGTGCCCTTAGCACCTTAATTTTCCCCATCTTGCTACTCGTCGGCTTATTTTTCTTGCTCCGCCGTGCCCAGAGTGGCCCCGGTTCCCAAGCCATGAACTTTGGTAAATCTAAAGCTCGCGTCCAGATGGAACCCCAAACCCAAGTTACATTTGGCGATGTTGCCGGTATCGAGCAAGCCAAGCTTGAGTTGACTGAAGTTGTTGACTTCTTGAAAAATGCTGATCGCTTTACCGCTATTGGCGCGAAAATTCCTAAGGGAGTCCTCCTCGTTGGCCCTCCCGGAACTGGTAAAACCCTCCTTGCAAAGGCTGTAGCTGGTGAAGCCGGTGTACCTTTCTTCTCCATCTCTGGTTCTGAATTCGTTGAAATGTTTGTGGGTGTTGGTGCATCCCGCGTCCGTGACTTATTTGAACAAGCAAAACAAAACGCACCTTGTATCGTCTTTATCGATGAAATTGATGCAGTTGGTCGCTCCCGTGGCGCAGGCCTTGGTGGCGGTAACGACGAACGTGAACAAACCTTGAACCAACTTCTCACTGAGATGGATGGCTTCGAAGGCAATACAGGTATCATCATCATCGCGGCAACTAACCGTCCTGATGTGCTAGATGCAGCCCTCATGCGTCCTGGTCGTTTCGACCGCCAAGTCGTCGTTGACCGTCCTGATTATTCTGGTCGCCTCGAAATCCTGAATGTTCACGCCCGTGGCAAGACCCTTTCTAAGGATGTTGACCTTGAGAAAATCGGTCGTCGTACTCCCGGTTTTACTGGCGCAGATTTATCTAATCTTCTCAATGAAGCTGCGATTCTCGCTGCACGCCGCAATTTGACTGAAATTTCGATGGACGAAATCAACGATGCGATTGATCGCGTTATGGCGGGTCCTGAGAAGAAAAATCGTGTGATGAGTGAAAAACGCAAGACCCTTGTGGCTTACCACGAAGCCGGTCATGCCCTTGTTGGTGCTCTAATGCCTGACTATGACCCCGTACAAAAAATTAGCATTATTCCCCGCGGTCGTGCTGGTGGTCTAACTTGGTTTACACCTAGTGAAGATCGCATGGACTCTGGTTTGTACTCCCGCTCCTATCTCCAAAACCAAATGGCTGTTGCCCTTGGTGGTCGGATTGCTGAGGAAATTATTTTCGGCGCTGAAGAGGTGACAACTGGTGCATCCAATGACCTTCAGCAGGTTGCTAATGTCGCCCGTCAGATGATTACTCGCTTCGGTATGAGCGATCGCCTTGGTCCTGTAGCACTTGGCCGCCAAAACGGTAACGTGTTCATGGGTCGCGATATTGCCTCTGACCGTGACTTCTCCGATGAAACAGCATCAGTAATTGATGAAGAAGTACGTGGCCTTGTTGAAGAAGCGTACATTCGTGCGAAAGATGTTCTCGTGAGTAATCGTCCAGTTCTCGATAAATTAGCAGACATGCTTGTTGAGAAAGAGACAGTCGATTCCGAAGAACTTCAAAACCTCCTCATGGAAAGTGATGTGAAAATGGCAGCTTTCTCAAACGCTTCGGCGTAA
- the der gene encoding ribosome biogenesis GTPase Der, translating to MKLPIIAVIGRPNVGKSTLVNRIAGDQQAIVHDQPGITRDRTYRPGFWQDRNFQIVDTGGIVFDDEEAFLPLIREQAAIALNEAAVGIFVVDGKNGLSAADIEIAEWLRKQTVPIVVAVNKCESIDQGYVQAAEFWELGMGEPFPISAIHGSGTGDMLDQVIEHIPAIDNLTEDTTINVAIIGRPNVGKSSLLNALTGEQRAIVSPISGTTRDAIDTLVERNGQQYRLIDTAGIRRKKNVDYGAEFFSINRAFKAIRRSDVVLFVVDVLDGATEQDLKLAGRIIDEGRAVVVIANKWDAIEKDTYTINEYKKELQARLFFMEWADILFISAQTGQRVNKILDLVDQAAESHRRRVSTSVINEVIQEAVTWHSPPTNRQGRQGKIYYGTQVRNQPPTISLFVNDPKRFNDNYRRYIEKQFRKDLAFPGTPIRLVWRGKKVREIERGSSNRATKV from the coding sequence ATGAAGCTCCCTATTATCGCCGTAATTGGTCGTCCCAATGTGGGTAAATCGACCCTTGTAAACCGAATTGCTGGTGATCAGCAAGCCATTGTCCATGACCAACCCGGTATTACCCGTGATCGCACCTATCGTCCGGGTTTTTGGCAAGATCGTAATTTTCAAATTGTAGACACTGGTGGAATTGTCTTTGATGACGAAGAGGCATTTCTCCCCCTGATTCGCGAACAGGCGGCGATCGCCCTGAATGAAGCAGCCGTTGGTATTTTTGTCGTTGACGGAAAAAATGGCCTTAGCGCCGCAGACATCGAAATCGCAGAATGGTTGCGCAAACAAACCGTACCCATCGTTGTCGCAGTAAATAAATGCGAATCCATCGACCAAGGCTATGTTCAAGCCGCAGAATTTTGGGAATTAGGTATGGGCGAACCCTTTCCCATCTCAGCCATTCACGGTAGCGGCACTGGCGACATGCTTGACCAAGTGATCGAGCATATTCCAGCCATCGATAATTTAACAGAAGACACAACCATTAACGTTGCCATTATTGGCCGTCCCAATGTCGGCAAATCAAGCCTATTGAATGCCCTAACCGGAGAACAGCGGGCGATCGTTAGCCCGATCTCAGGCACAACCCGCGATGCCATCGACACCCTCGTCGAACGTAATGGTCAACAATACCGCCTCATTGATACTGCCGGTATCCGTCGCAAAAAGAACGTTGACTACGGCGCAGAGTTTTTTAGTATTAACCGCGCCTTTAAAGCCATTCGTCGTTCAGATGTCGTATTATTCGTTGTCGATGTCCTAGATGGCGCTACAGAACAAGACCTAAAATTAGCAGGCCGCATTATCGACGAAGGCCGCGCCGTAGTTGTAATCGCCAATAAATGGGACGCTATCGAAAAAGACACCTACACCATCAACGAATACAAAAAAGAATTGCAAGCCCGTCTCTTCTTTATGGAATGGGCCGACATACTATTTATCAGTGCCCAGACAGGCCAGCGGGTCAATAAAATTTTAGATTTAGTAGACCAAGCCGCAGAATCCCACCGCCGTCGCGTTAGTACTTCCGTAATCAACGAAGTCATTCAAGAGGCCGTTACTTGGCACTCCCCACCAACAAATCGCCAAGGCCGTCAGGGCAAAATTTACTACGGCACGCAGGTCCGCAACCAACCACCAACAATTTCACTATTTGTGAATGATCCAAAGCGCTTTAACGATAACTATCGCCGTTATATCGAAAAACAATTTAGAAAAGATCTAGCATTTCCCGGTACACCGATTCGACTCGTATGGCGTGGCAAAAAAGTTCGAGAAATTGAACGCGGTTCCAGTAACCGAGCGACAAAAGTTTAA
- a CDS encoding NUDIX hydrolase: MSADYALPQLLKPIAKCFGSKFSYEVNRMRLPNGTVGEYGCVRHPGGALVVPVTEDGKLVLVKQYRFAMQGRIFEFPAGTIEDGEKSLDTVKHELPEEAGYDAANWQFLGKFPICPGYSDEWIFSYLATGLTKLDNPPAQDEDEDIEVVLWTPDEFEEAVKRGDRIDAKTIASFYLAKPFLV, translated from the coding sequence ATGTCGGCTGATTATGCATTGCCCCAGTTGCTAAAGCCCATTGCCAAATGTTTTGGGTCGAAATTCAGTTACGAAGTGAACCGTATGCGGTTACCAAATGGTACTGTCGGTGAATATGGTTGTGTGCGGCATCCCGGTGGTGCTTTGGTCGTACCAGTGACGGAAGATGGCAAGTTAGTCCTTGTGAAGCAATATCGATTTGCTATGCAAGGGCGAATTTTTGAGTTTCCTGCGGGAACGATTGAAGACGGTGAAAAGTCCTTGGATACCGTCAAGCATGAACTACCAGAAGAGGCGGGTTATGACGCTGCAAACTGGCAATTTTTGGGTAAGTTTCCGATTTGTCCGGGTTATTCTGATGAGTGGATTTTTTCTTATCTGGCGACGGGTTTAACGAAACTGGATAATCCTCCAGCCCAGGATGAAGATGAGGATATTGAGGTTGTTTTGTGGACACCTGATGAATTTGAAGAGGCTGTTAAACGTGGCGATCGCATTGATGCGAAAACAATTGCAAGTTTCTATTTGGCGAAGCCATTTTTAGTTTAG
- a CDS encoding TM0106 family RecB-like putative nuclease — translation MLLTDDLLLNFKRCERRAFLNLFGDRREKSSEKDFLMKLRKENQLHINIYLGQRPYRQPQSEDWETRAKETEELMAQGVECIYKGVLLHRFDQWEGTKIEQLTLVGKPTVLLRQAGESRWGKWHYRSVSVKLGQKPKPEYKLISMLHSFLLEHIQGRSPRLTQLILRSRRPHKVDMELWSEKLRETITDCVRVLSNPTEPEVFISRQRCHLCSWYNHCYGIAQADQHLSLVPGVTPNRYESLQEMGIHSIETLANTPPKHLGQHLGPDVAMQLQQQAKAIVYKEVVWRVNRPNKIQLMPKGDVELFFDIEAEPDRNVDYLLGVYFIDHRNQVEKFYAFVAETLEEEEKIWHEFVAFVQQFPQAPIFHFSPYERDTLNRLGKKYGTPINELQGIVGRLMDVHQWVTKYLIFPVESYSLKSLANALGYHWYEVGVSGDQTVCWYDTWLETGDRQLLDAIIRYNEDDCRATHHLKQWITEFIESKENIALLS, via the coding sequence ATGTTATTGACCGATGATTTGTTGTTGAATTTTAAGCGGTGTGAGCGACGCGCTTTTCTGAATCTGTTTGGTGATCGCCGCGAAAAATCCTCTGAGAAAGATTTTTTAATGAAGCTGCGCAAGGAAAATCAACTACACATCAATATTTATTTAGGTCAACGTCCCTATCGTCAACCCCAGTCAGAGGATTGGGAAACGCGGGCGAAGGAAACGGAAGAGCTGATGGCTCAAGGGGTTGAGTGCATTTATAAAGGTGTACTATTACATCGCTTTGACCAGTGGGAGGGGACAAAGATTGAGCAGTTGACCCTCGTGGGCAAACCCACGGTATTGCTACGGCAGGCCGGAGAATCCCGCTGGGGAAAATGGCACTATCGTTCTGTCAGCGTCAAACTGGGGCAAAAACCGAAGCCCGAATATAAGCTGATATCGATGCTCCATAGCTTTCTGTTGGAACATATTCAAGGGCGATCGCCGCGACTGACCCAGTTAATTTTGCGCTCCCGTCGCCCCCACAAAGTTGATATGGAGCTATGGTCCGAAAAACTCCGGGAGACCATCACTGACTGTGTGCGAGTGCTAAGCAACCCGACCGAACCAGAAGTTTTTATTTCTCGACAACGCTGTCATCTCTGTTCTTGGTACAACCATTGTTACGGGATCGCCCAAGCAGATCAGCATTTATCCCTCGTTCCCGGCGTTACCCCCAATCGCTACGAATCTCTTCAAGAAATGGGCATCCATAGCATTGAAACCTTGGCAAATACGCCTCCCAAACATCTCGGGCAACACCTCGGACCCGATGTTGCAATGCAATTACAACAGCAGGCAAAGGCGATCGTTTACAAGGAAGTCGTCTGGCGAGTTAATCGTCCTAATAAAATACAATTAATGCCGAAAGGTGACGTAGAACTATTTTTTGATATCGAAGCTGAGCCGGATCGCAATGTGGACTATTTACTCGGTGTTTATTTTATTGACCATCGCAATCAAGTGGAAAAGTTCTATGCTTTCGTGGCAGAGACCCTAGAAGAAGAAGAAAAGATTTGGCATGAGTTTGTCGCTTTTGTACAACAGTTTCCCCAAGCGCCAATCTTTCATTTTTCGCCCTATGAGCGGGATACTTTAAATCGTCTCGGCAAAAAATATGGAACGCCCATCAATGAATTGCAGGGGATCGTTGGTCGGCTAATGGATGTTCATCAATGGGTGACAAAATATCTGATTTTTCCCGTTGAAAGTTATTCCCTCAAATCCCTTGCCAATGCTTTAGGTTATCACTGGTATGAAGTGGGTGTGAGTGGGGATCAAACGGTGTGCTGGTATGATACATGGCTTGAAACGGGCGATCGCCAACTTTTAGATGCCATTATTCGTTATAACGAAGACGATTGTCGAGCAACCCATCACCTCAAACAATGGATAACAGAATTTATTGAATCCAAGGAAAATATTGCCCTTTTATCGTGA
- a CDS encoding CpeR family transcriptional regulator: MLPPVASKKMKAWIRSRHLICSGNFFVFETLDYSTIERFEECVESLGGTLISVDPLKRVWIGTHRRILLYQAKASLHTPHHELKQYWYKKGSFKSRFDESL; this comes from the coding sequence ATGTTACCTCCGGTCGCCAGCAAAAAAATGAAAGCGTGGATTCGGAGTCGTCACTTGATTTGTTCCGGCAACTTTTTTGTTTTTGAAACGCTTGATTATTCAACGATTGAGCGGTTTGAAGAATGTGTTGAAAGTTTGGGGGGGACGTTGATTTCTGTGGATCCGTTGAAGCGTGTTTGGATTGGGACTCATCGGCGTATTTTGCTTTATCAGGCAAAGGCGAGTTTGCATACTCCTCACCATGAATTGAAGCAATATTGGTATAAGAAAGGGAGTTTTAAAAGTCGTTTTGATGAGTCTTTGTAA
- a CDS encoding chromophore lyase CpcT/CpeT, producing MAYQLEEKIPTAAEQSLMYALARTMAGGFSNQKQSFADPKNYAHIRVFFRPLPWDFFDGIGFYSEQVYDYDLWLPYRQGIHRFVPYGDEVYIENYSLKDALVYAGAGRNLDILCSIKPDVIERRCHCSMIFRPDHDGFQGRVEGRDCVIEKRGKKTYLVSDARFTETSFTGWDRGLDIDTDEQVWGSAVGPLKFEKTDSYASEVVENY from the coding sequence ATGGCTTATCAACTAGAAGAAAAAATTCCTACTGCTGCAGAGCAGTCATTGATGTATGCTTTGGCTCGTACGATGGCTGGTGGTTTTAGTAATCAGAAGCAGTCATTTGCTGACCCTAAGAATTATGCCCATATTCGTGTCTTTTTTCGGCCTTTACCTTGGGACTTTTTTGACGGTATTGGCTTCTACTCAGAGCAAGTGTATGACTATGATTTGTGGTTACCCTATCGTCAAGGTATTCATCGTTTTGTTCCCTATGGTGATGAAGTTTATATCGAAAATTACAGTCTTAAAGATGCGCTGGTTTATGCTGGTGCTGGTCGTAATTTAGATATTCTCTGCAGTATTAAGCCGGATGTTATTGAACGCCGTTGTCACTGCTCGATGATTTTTCGGCCAGATCATGATGGGTTTCAAGGGCGGGTAGAAGGGCGGGATTGTGTGATTGAGAAGCGTGGAAAAAAGACTTATTTAGTCAGTGATGCTCGGTTCACGGAAACGAGTTTTACGGGTTGGGATCGAGGTTTGGATATTGATACGGATGAACAAGTTTGGGGGTCTGCTGTTGGTCCTTTAAAGTTTGAGAAGACAGATAGTTATGCTTCTGAGGTTGTTGAAAATTACTAG
- a CDS encoding phycobiliprotein lyase codes for MDIEKFISASLGQWRSQRSAHHLAFGHFEQVTSTIKIEPLTKDDSEVIALCKTYNVDPTVAATPFRMSWEGESDWDDDETFSGTTILVPVPDANDVKKGKLLRDQGYAETISSAGEYHFDQDGAFVLETAYERAAAEERIWFANPNFRMRVSLIKTSGGSGVVTASFSSEIRAEVPS; via the coding sequence ATGGATATAGAAAAATTTATTAGTGCTTCCCTAGGTCAATGGCGATCGCAACGTAGTGCCCATCATCTCGCTTTTGGACATTTTGAACAGGTCACTTCGACCATTAAGATTGAACCTTTGACTAAAGATGATTCTGAAGTAATTGCACTTTGTAAAACCTACAATGTTGACCCCACAGTGGCAGCGACACCCTTCCGCATGAGTTGGGAGGGGGAATCTGATTGGGATGATGATGAAACGTTTTCGGGGACAACTATTTTAGTACCTGTTCCCGATGCTAATGATGTCAAAAAGGGAAAACTATTACGTGACCAAGGCTATGCTGAAACCATTAGTTCTGCTGGCGAATATCATTTTGATCAAGATGGAGCTTTTGTTTTGGAAACAGCCTATGAACGTGCTGCTGCAGAGGAGCGAATTTGGTTTGCAAATCCCAATTTTAGAATGCGAGTTTCCCTAATTAAAACAAGTGGTGGTAGTGGTGTTGTAACAGCCTCTTTTTCTTCTGAAATTCGCGCAGAAGTCCCATCTTAG
- a CDS encoding phycobilisome rod-core linker polypeptide, giving the protein MSTLTAGFTDAPVELRDNASEDDLQIVIRAVYKQVLGNVHVLSEQAFKNAESLLRNGDITVRDFVRTVAQSELYKSLFFEGNPAYRSTELNFKHLLGRSPEDQSEIAEHVKIYNTEGYNADIDSFIDSREYTEAFGENVVPYPRTISTQTGFKNNTFNQTVSLLGGYATSDRSSEAQLVTSIASNLPQSIKVASSRGGAVTSTSKRFRIDIAGAGTTPVSKQSKTFIEVNYKQLSRNIQSIQKMGGTILGVSEVA; this is encoded by the coding sequence ATGTCGACTTTAACTGCTGGCTTTACAGATGCCCCCGTAGAGCTACGAGACAATGCTTCTGAAGATGATTTGCAAATTGTAATTCGTGCGGTTTACAAGCAAGTCCTCGGCAATGTTCACGTTCTCTCAGAACAAGCATTTAAAAATGCAGAATCTTTATTACGCAATGGCGACATCACCGTGCGTGATTTTGTACGCACTGTTGCCCAGTCTGAGCTGTACAAATCTCTTTTCTTCGAGGGAAACCCAGCTTATCGCAGCACTGAGTTGAACTTCAAACACCTTTTAGGTCGTTCTCCTGAAGATCAATCTGAAATTGCTGAGCACGTCAAAATCTATAACACCGAAGGCTATAACGCTGATATCGATTCCTTCATCGATAGTCGTGAATACACCGAAGCGTTTGGTGAAAATGTTGTGCCCTATCCCCGCACAATCAGCACCCAAACTGGTTTTAAGAATAATACCTTTAACCAAACCGTTTCCTTGCTCGGTGGCTATGCAACTAGCGATCGCAGCAGTGAAGCTCAGCTCGTTACCAGCATTGCTAGCAATTTACCCCAGTCCATCAAGGTTGCCAGTTCCCGCGGTGGCGCTGTTACTTCAACGAGTAAGCGTTTTCGCATTGATATTGCCGGGGCAGGTACAACTCCCGTGAGCAAACAAAGCAAAACTTTCATCGAAGTCAACTATAAGCAGCTCTCTCGTAATATCCAAAGCATCCAGAAAATGGGCGGCACAATTCTTGGCGTTTCTGAGGTCGCCTAG
- a CDS encoding phycobilisome rod-core linker polypeptide translates to MAIPRLSYAPRSQNQRVEGFEVPGDEQLQVFSAENLSSNLEIELVIRAAYQQIFNEQQMLSVNRKRELESQLKNRQITVRDFVRGLLLSDTFRQRNVDVNNNYRLVQMTVQRVLGREVYSEQEKIAWSIVIATKGFQGFVDELLESDEYFASFGLDTVPYQKRRILPQQSQGDLPTARMPRYGNDHRDRLIAQGYFSNKPLEEAPWVAPAWVTLVGKTIVFSGAAALIALTVATALAAFELISL, encoded by the coding sequence ATGGCTATTCCTCGACTGAGTTACGCGCCACGCAGCCAAAACCAACGGGTAGAAGGCTTTGAAGTGCCTGGTGACGAACAGCTACAGGTTTTTAGTGCCGAAAATCTTTCTTCGAATTTAGAGATTGAATTGGTCATTAGAGCCGCTTACCAACAGATTTTTAACGAACAACAAATGTTGTCCGTTAACCGTAAGCGTGAACTAGAATCTCAACTCAAGAACCGTCAAATCACTGTCCGTGATTTTGTGCGTGGGTTACTCCTGTCTGACACATTCCGTCAGCGTAATGTCGATGTCAATAATAACTACCGTCTTGTCCAGATGACAGTGCAGCGCGTGCTTGGACGGGAAGTTTACAGCGAGCAAGAGAAAATTGCTTGGTCTATTGTCATTGCCACTAAGGGCTTCCAAGGTTTCGTCGATGAACTCCTCGAAAGCGACGAATACTTTGCCAGTTTCGGCCTTGATACTGTGCCCTATCAAAAACGCCGCATTCTACCGCAGCAAAGCCAGGGAGACCTACCCACGGCGCGGATGCCCCGCTACGGGAACGATCACCGCGATCGCCTCATTGCACAGGGTTACTTTAGCAACAAACCTCTAGAAGAAGCCCCTTGGGTGGCACCAGCTTGGGTGACCTTAGTCGGCAAAACTATTGTGTTTAGCGGCGCAGCAGCATTGATTGCACTGACTGTGGCAACTGCCCTTGCTGCCTTCGAACTGATCAGTTTGTAA
- a CDS encoding phycobilisome rod-core linker polypeptide, with the protein MSVVLDSPVELRNSGVDDVATAIRAVYKQVLGNPHVMESERLTEAESQLANGDITIREFVRAVAKSSFYQSRYFESCAPYRFVELNFKHLLGRSPEDQAELSEHIQTTVNSGYDAEIDSYIDSDEYISNFGENIVPYYRGAQTQVGQKNVTYNRTLSVYQGYAGVDSAFTGARLVGDLASNLPTDADTPSTGGRIAGYADATDKTFKIVATGFKFDSPRRISSNEYIVPGDRMSPQIQRIHRAGGRIVSITEVD; encoded by the coding sequence ATGAGTGTAGTTTTAGATTCTCCGGTAGAACTTCGTAATTCGGGCGTCGATGATGTTGCTACCGCAATTCGTGCTGTTTACAAGCAGGTGCTCGGTAATCCCCATGTGATGGAGAGTGAGCGTCTGACCGAGGCTGAGTCTCAGCTTGCCAATGGCGACATTACTATCCGAGAATTTGTGCGTGCTGTTGCAAAGTCCAGCTTTTACCAAAGCCGTTACTTTGAGAGTTGCGCTCCCTACCGTTTTGTCGAGCTTAACTTTAAACATCTACTAGGCCGTTCTCCTGAAGACCAGGCGGAGCTTTCGGAGCATATTCAAACGACTGTTAATAGTGGCTACGACGCTGAAATTGACTCCTATATCGATAGTGATGAGTACATCAGCAACTTCGGTGAAAACATTGTTCCTTACTACCGTGGTGCTCAGACACAAGTCGGTCAGAAGAATGTAACTTACAACCGTACTCTCTCTGTATATCAGGGTTATGCCGGGGTTGATAGTGCGTTTACTGGTGCTCGTCTGGTGGGTGATCTTGCATCAAATCTACCTACTGATGCAGATACGCCTTCTACTGGTGGCCGTATTGCGGGCTATGCGGATGCGACGGATAAGACCTTCAAGATTGTGGCCACTGGCTTCAAGTTTGATAGTCCCCGTCGGATTAGCTCTAATGAGTACATCGTTCCCGGCGATCGCATGAGTCCTCAGATTCAGCGTATCCACCGTGCTGGTGGTCGCATTGTGAGCATTACTGAAGTTGATTAA
- a CDS encoding phycobilisome linker polypeptide has protein sequence MTFGPASRLGVALFEETDPIEFIPGQSDDAKEAIIRAVYRQILGNAYVMESERASVPESQFKNGELSVREFVRAIAKSDLYSSRFFETTPRYRFIELNFKHFLGRTPKDLEEMRMHSDLLDNGGYEAEIDSYLDSDEYQATFGEYFVPYLRGYKTDAGISMVGFTHIFAMQRGASSSDLKGSLSGISPVLNRNVINPTPMPVVAPSAGASGDGWSFQESTTRDAGLTRLGAGAGDSGKVFRIEVTGYSSPGKVNRISKFRRSNKVYYVPFERLSDEYKRIHATGGVISSITPC, from the coding sequence ATGACTTTTGGACCCGCATCCCGACTCGGTGTTGCTCTCTTTGAAGAGACTGACCCCATTGAGTTTATTCCGGGACAGAGTGATGATGCGAAAGAAGCAATTATTCGTGCTGTCTATCGCCAAATCCTCGGTAATGCTTATGTGATGGAAAGTGAGCGCGCTTCTGTACCTGAGTCGCAGTTTAAAAATGGCGAACTAAGTGTACGGGAATTTGTTCGGGCGATCGCCAAATCAGACCTATACAGCAGCCGTTTCTTCGAAACAACCCCCCGCTACCGTTTTATTGAACTAAACTTCAAACATTTCCTTGGTCGTACACCCAAAGACCTCGAAGAAATGCGCATGCACAGTGACCTCCTAGATAACGGCGGTTACGAAGCAGAGATCGACTCTTACCTCGACAGTGACGAGTACCAAGCCACTTTTGGTGAGTACTTTGTTCCCTACCTTCGTGGTTATAAGACCGATGCTGGCATTAGCATGGTTGGCTTTACCCATATCTTTGCAATGCAACGTGGTGCGTCGAGCAGCGACCTCAAAGGTAGCCTTTCCGGCATTAGCCCAGTCCTCAACCGTAACGTGATCAACCCCACGCCAATGCCTGTGGTTGCACCTTCTGCTGGTGCATCTGGTGATGGCTGGTCTTTCCAAGAATCCACCACTCGCGATGCTGGCTTAACCCGTCTTGGTGCAGGTGCAGGTGATAGCGGCAAAGTCTTCCGTATCGAAGTTACTGGCTATTCTTCTCCCGGCAAAGTCAATCGTATTTCCAAATTCCGCCGCAGCAACAAGGTGTACTACGTGCCCTTCGAGCGTCTGAGCGATGAATACAAGCGCATTCACGCAACTGGCGGTGTGATTTCTAGCATTACGCCTTGCTAG